The following is a genomic window from Phycisphaeraceae bacterium.
GTCGATCGCAAAACACTCGCAGCCACACAAGCCAAGGGTGATATCGTCAAAGCGGAGCGCACGCTCCGTGACGCATACGAAACGGATGTCCGCCCCATGGTCGCCGAGTGGCGCAAGAGCAAGAAGGTTGCTGCGGATCCGCTGGAGGAACTGCGGAACAGCGGGATCATCGCCAAACTGGGGAAAGAGCGCAAAGCGGCCCGTGAAGCGTCCGGGCAAAAGCAAAGCTCGGTCAAGACGTTCTGAGATAATTTTTATTGAATCGGTTTCCGTGTTCAGACCCGGCGAAGTTGTCAGAACACAGTGACGATCGCACCGTTGACGGACCATCGCGGAACGATGTATTCGCCGCATGGATGATCGCATGGCGGATCGGACGCGATCCGTATTGAGATCACAATTGCAATGGTTTTCGATATTGAGACGCAAATGAATTGGAAGATGCTTGCTGCTTTGTGTGGGGCGGAGCTGTCTTCCCCGGATTCACGGAGAGCTTTTCATGTCCTATCTGCTCGGCATTGATATCGGTACGTCGGGGACCAAGACACTCATCTGCGACTACCGGGGCAAAGTCCTCGCGACCGCGGTGGCAGAACACGACATCTATTCACCAAAGCCCGGATGGTCGGAGCAGAATCCGCTCCAGTGGTGGGAGGCGACCTGCAAGGCGACACGCGACGTGCTCCGCAAGGCAAAGGTCAAGGGAAACCAGATCACCGCGATCGGCCTGTCGGGACAGATGCACGGATCAGTTTTTTTGGGTGACGGCCACACACCTCTCCGCCACGCGCTGCTCTGGAACGACCAGCGAACCGCGGCGGAGTGCGCGGAAATCGAAAAAATCGCCGGCGGCAGAGGAAAGCTGATTAACATGGTAGGCAATCCCGCGCTGACGGGGTTTACCGCACCCAAGATTCTCTGGGTGCGGCGGCATGAGCCAAAGGTTTACGCCAAGACGAAACACATCCTTCTCCCCAAGGATTACATCCGGTATTGCATGACTGGTGAATATGCGACCGAGGTAGGCGATGCGTCGGGCACGCTGTTGCTGGATGTCAAGAAACGCGCATGGAACGACAAGCTGATTTCGATGTTGAAGATCGACCGCGCGCTGCTGCCAAAATGTTTCGAGTCACATGTTGTGTCGGGTGAATTGAACCGAACGGCGGCAGCGTTGATGGGGCTGGCGGAGGGCACACCGGTCGTCGGAGGCAGCGGTGACCAACCGGCAGGCGCGGTGGGTAACGGCATCGTGAACAGCGGAATCGTCAGCGCGACGCTGGGTACCAGCGGCGTGATGTTTGCTCATGCAGATAAACCCACTTACGACCCGTTAGGTCGAGTCCACACCATGTGCAGTGCTGTCGAGGGCAGATG
Proteins encoded in this region:
- the xylB gene encoding xylulokinase; translation: MSYLLGIDIGTSGTKTLICDYRGKVLATAVAEHDIYSPKPGWSEQNPLQWWEATCKATRDVLRKAKVKGNQITAIGLSGQMHGSVFLGDGHTPLRHALLWNDQRTAAECAEIEKIAGGRGKLINMVGNPALTGFTAPKILWVRRHEPKVYAKTKHILLPKDYIRYCMTGEYATEVGDASGTLLLDVKKRAWNDKLISMLKIDRALLPKCFESHVVSGELNRTAAALMGLAEGTPVVGGSGDQPAGAVGNGIVNSGIVSATLGTSGVMFAHADKPTYDPLGRVHTMCSAVEGRWCVFGCMLSAGGSFQWFRNHLALAERQAAASKGVDPYELLVDEASKAAPGSEGLFFLPYLTGERCPYPNPNARGGWIGLTARHNRASMIRSLLEGVTYGMADALRIMEGMGIRINTVRLSGGGARSRFWRQLQANIYNKQVATINAQEGPAYGVALLAGVGTGIWKSVPEACNASIRETEKLKPNAKAAKQYEQGHAQYQRLYAALVEEFDQIAKL